From the genome of Mesorhizobium japonicum MAFF 303099, one region includes:
- a CDS encoding branched-chain amino acid ABC transporter permease — translation MSLQFVVDGLLTGSMIGLGAIGVTLTYSILRFSNFAHGDFMAWGTYATLAVVSAIGATFGKVAPIAPLSFGWPLLVALVVGMAFTALLALLLDRVLFSRLRSQGQAIIVVMASFGASMALRSLLEFTFSSRPTYFSRAIQIAMPVGFGIRVTPDQIALLLLTTVLVLGVHLLMTRTQTGRAMQALSQNAALARIVGIDVASVVRVTWIIGGALACVAGVMIGILVQIRPFMGFDMLLPMFAAAILGGIGSIPGAVLGGLIIGLAEAGAVQLIGAEWRAAVSFIILMAVLFVRPIGLFGVRER, via the coding sequence ATGAGCCTGCAATTTGTCGTCGATGGATTGCTGACGGGTTCGATGATCGGCCTTGGCGCCATTGGCGTGACGCTGACCTATTCGATCCTGCGCTTCTCGAATTTTGCCCATGGCGACTTCATGGCCTGGGGCACCTATGCGACGCTCGCCGTCGTCAGCGCCATTGGTGCCACCTTCGGCAAGGTAGCACCCATCGCGCCGCTGTCCTTCGGCTGGCCGCTCCTGGTTGCGCTGGTCGTCGGCATGGCCTTCACCGCCTTGCTGGCCCTGCTGCTCGACAGAGTGCTGTTCTCGCGGCTGCGCTCCCAGGGCCAGGCGATTATCGTGGTGATGGCGAGCTTCGGTGCCTCGATGGCGTTGAGGAGCCTGCTCGAATTCACCTTCAGCTCGCGGCCGACCTATTTCAGCCGGGCGATCCAGATTGCCATGCCGGTCGGCTTCGGCATCCGCGTCACCCCCGACCAGATCGCGCTTCTGCTGCTGACCACGGTGCTGGTGCTCGGCGTGCATCTGTTGATGACGCGCACGCAGACCGGCCGCGCCATGCAGGCGCTCAGCCAGAACGCGGCGCTGGCCCGCATCGTCGGCATCGACGTCGCCAGCGTCGTGCGCGTCACCTGGATCATCGGCGGCGCGCTCGCCTGCGTCGCCGGCGTGATGATCGGCATCCTGGTGCAGATCCGTCCGTTCATGGGCTTCGACATGCTGCTGCCGATGTTCGCCGCCGCCATCCTCGGCGGCATCGGCAGCATTCCGGGTGCGGTGCTCGGCGGGCTGATCATCGGGCTCGCCGAGGCCGGCGCGGTGCAGCTGATCGGCGCCGAATGGCGCGCCGCCGTCTCCTTCATCATCCTGATGGCGGTGCTGTTCGTGCGGCCGATCGGCCTTTTCGGAGTTCGGGAAAGATGA
- a CDS encoding aspartate aminotransferase family protein — MHVSQSSPYQANADSTASEQALLERRARLLGPTYRAFYRNPIHLVRGSGVWLYDATGRKFLDAYNNVASVGHCHPRVVEALSGQAATLNTHTRYLSEIILDYAEKLLGTVPSHLGHAMFTCTGSEANDLAIRIAQHSSGGTGVIITDFAYHGATIATAQLSPAAVGAKGVPVHHRTVAAPDTFRDHGRAAKDFAKNVAAAIEDMRAQNIRPAALLLDSAFSSDGIFFPDAAVMREAGDHVRKAGGIVIADEVQSGFGRLGQGMWGFANYGLEPDIVTMGKPIGDGHPMGAVLVRPRLVSSFGSNTGYFNTFGGNPVAAAVGIAVLDVIEGEGLIENARNVGAYTADLLRALQGRHGMVGDVRHNGLYFGVELTADGGEALAASKTSSVVEAMREDGVLISSCGPRGNVLKIRPPLPFARDNAEQLAETLDRALSNW, encoded by the coding sequence ATGCACGTGTCCCAGTCTTCGCCATATCAAGCAAATGCCGACTCGACGGCATCCGAGCAGGCCCTGCTCGAACGCCGCGCAAGGCTGCTTGGGCCGACCTATCGCGCCTTCTACCGCAACCCGATCCATCTGGTGCGCGGCAGCGGCGTCTGGCTCTACGATGCGACAGGCCGCAAATTTCTCGACGCCTACAACAACGTCGCCTCGGTCGGGCACTGCCATCCGCGCGTCGTCGAGGCGCTGTCGGGACAGGCCGCTACTCTCAACACCCATACCCGCTATTTGAGCGAGATCATCCTCGATTATGCGGAAAAACTGCTCGGCACGGTTCCCTCCCATCTCGGCCATGCCATGTTCACCTGCACCGGCAGCGAGGCCAACGACCTCGCCATCCGCATCGCCCAGCACTCGAGCGGCGGTACCGGCGTCATCATCACCGATTTCGCCTATCACGGCGCCACGATCGCGACCGCGCAGCTGTCGCCAGCGGCGGTCGGCGCGAAGGGCGTGCCCGTGCACCACCGGACCGTGGCCGCGCCGGACACGTTCCGCGACCACGGTCGCGCCGCGAAGGACTTCGCCAAGAATGTCGCCGCCGCCATCGAGGACATGCGAGCGCAGAATATCCGCCCGGCGGCGCTGCTGCTCGACTCGGCCTTTTCCAGCGACGGCATTTTCTTCCCCGACGCGGCTGTCATGCGCGAGGCGGGGGATCACGTTAGGAAGGCCGGCGGCATCGTCATCGCCGATGAGGTCCAGTCCGGCTTCGGCCGCCTTGGCCAGGGCATGTGGGGTTTTGCCAACTATGGCCTCGAGCCCGACATCGTCACCATGGGCAAGCCGATCGGCGACGGCCATCCGATGGGTGCGGTACTGGTGCGGCCGCGGCTTGTCTCGTCCTTCGGCTCCAACACCGGTTATTTCAACACCTTCGGCGGCAATCCGGTCGCGGCCGCCGTCGGCATCGCGGTGCTGGACGTGATCGAAGGCGAGGGGCTGATCGAGAACGCGCGCAATGTAGGCGCCTATACGGCTGACCTGCTGCGCGCGCTGCAGGGCCGTCATGGCATGGTCGGTGACGTCAGGCACAACGGTCTCTATTTCGGCGTCGAACTGACAGCGGACGGCGGCGAAGCGCTGGCGGCCAGCAAGACGTCTTCCGTCGTCGAAGCGATGCGCGAGGACGGCGTGCTGATCTCGTCCTGCGGTCCGCGCGGCAATGTGTTGAAGATCAGGCCGCCTCTGCCCTTTGCCAGGGACAATGCCGAGCAACTGGCCGAGACGCTCGATCGTGCTTTGTCGAACTGGTGA
- a CDS encoding branched-chain amino acid ABC transporter ATP-binding protein, whose amino-acid sequence MSETVLDVRDLEAGYEPGVPIVRGASITVGKGEIVVVLGPNGAGKSSFIKAIAGLVPITGGTVFLDGKDITAAPAHTMVRLGLAFVPQTENIFPLMSVEDNLRVACGILERREIPARIDEMYAAFPDLVRQRRTAAGNLSGGQRQMLAVARALIVHPKVLVLDEPSAGLSPKFVSMVFEMLAGIRKSGVTILLVEQNAKAALAIGDRAYVLVEGKDRHEGVASELWNDPVVAELYLGQRPSRASKGGAA is encoded by the coding sequence ATGAGCGAGACCGTCCTCGATGTGCGCGATCTCGAGGCCGGCTACGAGCCTGGCGTGCCGATCGTGCGCGGCGCCTCGATCACCGTCGGCAAAGGCGAGATCGTCGTCGTCCTCGGCCCCAACGGCGCCGGCAAATCGAGCTTCATCAAAGCGATCGCCGGCCTCGTCCCGATCACCGGCGGCACGGTGTTTCTGGACGGCAAGGACATAACCGCAGCACCGGCCCACACCATGGTGCGGCTTGGCTTGGCCTTCGTGCCGCAGACCGAAAATATCTTTCCGCTGATGTCGGTCGAGGACAATCTGAGAGTCGCCTGCGGCATCCTCGAGCGGCGTGAAATCCCTGCGCGTATCGACGAGATGTATGCGGCATTCCCGGATCTCGTGCGCCAGCGCCGCACCGCCGCCGGCAATCTGTCGGGCGGACAGCGACAAATGCTTGCGGTCGCCCGCGCCCTGATCGTGCATCCCAAGGTGCTGGTGCTCGACGAACCGTCGGCCGGCCTGTCGCCGAAATTCGTGTCGATGGTGTTCGAAATGCTGGCCGGCATCCGCAAGTCCGGCGTCACCATCCTCCTGGTCGAACAGAACGCCAAGGCAGCACTGGCCATCGGTGACCGCGCCTATGTGCTGGTCGAGGGCAAGGACCGGCACGAGGGCGTCGCTTCCGAACTGTGGAACGATCCTGTGGTCGCCGAACTCTATCTCGGCCAACGCCCTTCCCGCGCCAGCAAGGGAGGCGCGGCATGA
- a CDS encoding GntR family transcriptional regulator, whose product MLKLEHQTLNDRAYGALKQELISGGFNPGQTLVIRKLAETFGISTTPIREALQRLVAERLLEMQNNRSIIVPLLSAPAFEELTHIRIAVEGLAGEMAATRINESGLVEIQATLAGMQRAIEAGDARAYHALNEAFHFAIYQHAGAPILLNMIRDLWGRVGPYLKLLMQADRYIPQSNDAHRRIVAALEQRDGSAVRVSLEQDIAVAAAVLSENLRTTT is encoded by the coding sequence ATGCTGAAGCTCGAACATCAAACCCTCAACGATCGCGCCTATGGCGCGCTCAAGCAGGAATTGATTTCAGGCGGTTTCAACCCAGGCCAGACCCTGGTCATCCGCAAGCTTGCCGAAACCTTCGGCATCTCGACGACGCCGATCCGTGAGGCGCTGCAAAGGCTGGTGGCAGAGCGGCTGCTCGAGATGCAGAACAATCGCTCGATCATTGTGCCGCTGCTGTCGGCGCCGGCCTTCGAGGAACTGACCCACATCCGCATCGCCGTCGAGGGGTTGGCGGGTGAGATGGCCGCCACGCGGATAAACGAAAGCGGGCTGGTCGAGATACAGGCGACGCTCGCCGGCATGCAGCGCGCCATCGAGGCCGGCGACGCCAGGGCCTATCATGCGCTGAACGAGGCCTTCCACTTCGCAATCTACCAGCACGCCGGTGCGCCGATCCTGCTCAACATGATCCGCGATCTCTGGGGCCGGGTCGGGCCCTATCTCAAGCTGCTGATGCAGGCCGACCGCTATATTCCGCAGTCGAACGACGCGCATCGCAGGATTGTCGCTGCGTTGGAGCAGCGCGATGGCTCTGCTGTCCGGGTCTCCCTCGAGCAGGACATCGCCGTGGCGGCCGCGGTTCTTTCAGAAAATCTTCGCACGACGACCTGA
- a CDS encoding ArgE/DapE family deacylase translates to MPERIADEAILRAVDDGFARQVAFLADLVRFPSQRGEEHAAQSFMAAAYEADGYAVDMWRVDVDAIRNLPGFSPVAVSYDDAFNVVATHTPRNATGRSLILNGHIDVVPTGPLDRWVRDPYDPAIEDGWMHGRGAGDMKAGLSACLYALAALRRLGYQPAANVYLQSVVEEECTGNGALACLQRGYRADAAFIPEPLEPRLMRAQVGPIWFRVEVDGDPQHASGAFSAGANAIEKAFLIIQALKQLEIVWNARKVDDKHFCDHPHPIRFNLGKIEGGEWTSSVPARCVFEMRVATYPGQKLEDARAELETCIADAARADPFLANRPPKMSYIDFMAEGYVLEGADEMEAVLRRGHTAVWGEPLTEHVTSATTDARFFGLYADTPAIVYGPICRMPHGYDEAVDLDSVRKVTQTIALFIADWCGLEPIDPEMSS, encoded by the coding sequence ATGCCTGAGCGAATTGCCGACGAAGCCATTTTGCGCGCAGTCGATGACGGGTTCGCGCGGCAAGTCGCGTTCCTGGCGGACCTCGTGCGCTTTCCTTCCCAGCGCGGCGAGGAACACGCCGCGCAATCCTTCATGGCGGCCGCTTATGAGGCCGATGGCTACGCGGTCGACATGTGGCGCGTCGATGTCGACGCGATCCGTAACCTGCCTGGGTTTTCACCGGTTGCGGTCTCCTATGACGATGCCTTCAATGTCGTTGCCACCCACACGCCGAGAAACGCCACCGGCCGTTCTCTGATCCTCAACGGCCATATCGATGTGGTGCCGACGGGGCCGCTCGACCGCTGGGTGCGCGACCCCTACGATCCGGCCATCGAAGACGGCTGGATGCATGGCCGCGGCGCCGGCGACATGAAGGCCGGCCTGTCGGCCTGTCTCTACGCGCTCGCCGCCTTGCGCCGCCTCGGCTATCAGCCGGCCGCGAATGTTTACCTCCAGTCGGTGGTCGAAGAGGAGTGCACCGGCAATGGCGCGCTGGCCTGCCTGCAACGCGGCTATCGCGCCGACGCCGCCTTCATTCCCGAGCCCTTGGAACCGCGCTTGATGCGGGCGCAGGTCGGGCCGATCTGGTTCAGGGTCGAGGTCGACGGCGATCCGCAGCACGCCTCCGGCGCTTTCTCGGCCGGGGCCAATGCCATCGAAAAGGCCTTTCTCATCATCCAGGCGCTGAAACAGCTCGAAATCGTCTGGAATGCACGCAAGGTCGACGACAAGCATTTCTGCGATCACCCGCACCCGATCCGCTTCAACCTCGGCAAGATCGAAGGCGGTGAATGGACATCGAGCGTTCCGGCGCGCTGTGTCTTCGAGATGCGGGTCGCCACCTATCCCGGGCAGAAGCTCGAGGATGCCAGGGCCGAGCTCGAAACCTGCATCGCCGATGCGGCCCGCGCCGACCCGTTCCTTGCCAATCGCCCGCCCAAGATGAGCTATATCGATTTCATGGCCGAGGGCTATGTTTTGGAGGGTGCCGACGAGATGGAAGCCGTGCTGCGCCGCGGCCATACCGCCGTGTGGGGCGAGCCGCTGACGGAGCATGTCACCTCGGCGACCACGGATGCGCGCTTCTTCGGCCTCTATGCCGACACACCGGCGATCGTCTATGGCCCGATCTGCCGCATGCCGCATGGCTATGACGAGGCCGTCGATCTGGACTCGGTGCGCAAGGTCACCCAGACCATAGCGCTGTTCATCGCCGACTGGTGTGGTCTCGAGCCGATCGATCCGGAGATGAGCTCATGA
- a CDS encoding DUF3830 family protein: MNKPAIRITEPSSKLSVTALLLPEKAPENVAFLLAYLTAPRVVPGIHAMWTGPEISCPVPSADLDGQSYARPLPAENATLTPQPGDIVLSYVPPRMWGGNPNAIFDIGLYYGQGARLLFPIGWLAGSVVAQVLPQEREQFAAACGVIRRNGACDITFSLVEA, from the coding sequence ATGAACAAGCCGGCTATCAGGATCACCGAACCGAGCTCGAAGCTTTCCGTGACGGCGCTGCTGCTGCCCGAAAAGGCGCCGGAAAACGTGGCTTTCCTTTTGGCGTATCTCACCGCCCCACGCGTGGTCCCCGGCATCCATGCCATGTGGACGGGACCTGAGATTTCCTGCCCGGTTCCATCAGCTGATCTCGATGGCCAGTCCTATGCCAGGCCATTGCCGGCGGAGAACGCGACGCTGACGCCGCAGCCCGGCGACATTGTGCTGTCCTACGTGCCGCCGCGCATGTGGGGTGGCAACCCCAATGCCATTTTCGACATCGGCCTCTATTACGGGCAGGGCGCGCGGCTTCTGTTCCCGATCGGCTGGCTGGCCGGCAGCGTGGTGGCGCAGGTGCTGCCGCAGGAGCGTGAGCAGTTCGCTGCCGCCTGTGGCGTCATCCGCCGCAACGGCGCCTGCGACATCACCTTCAGCCTGGTGGAGGCCTGA
- a CDS encoding branched-chain amino acid ABC transporter permease, producing MIDLIGYGAFFLTTALIFSLVTLGLNLQWGLTGLFNVGLAGFVAIGAYTSALLTTPDDAARLGGFGLPILVGWLGAMVVGGIAAALTGMATLRLRSDYLAITTFGVAVVVQLVALNAQKLTGGPFGIGFIPRPFGSLAETPLLFNLSNLAVVCAVTLIAYLALEHLSRSPWGRVLKALREDERAAISLGKSARFYRVQAFAVGGAIMALAGALQAHFTGFIAPDNYLPILTFQVWVMLIVGGSGSNFGAVIGSILVWGIWAGSGTLTSVLFAPEQQARAASLQIVAIGVMLCVILLIRPNGLFGDRPRRPRFGKRAKAAAIKSSSGS from the coding sequence ATGATCGATCTCATCGGCTACGGCGCCTTCTTCCTGACCACCGCGCTGATCTTTTCGCTGGTCACGCTGGGGCTCAATCTGCAGTGGGGGCTGACCGGCCTGTTCAATGTCGGCCTCGCCGGCTTCGTCGCTATCGGCGCCTATACATCGGCTTTGCTGACGACACCGGACGATGCCGCGCGGCTGGGCGGCTTCGGCCTGCCGATCCTTGTCGGCTGGCTGGGCGCCATGGTCGTCGGCGGTATTGCCGCTGCCCTGACCGGCATGGCGACACTGCGGCTGAGATCCGACTATCTGGCGATCACCACATTCGGCGTCGCCGTCGTCGTGCAACTGGTCGCGCTCAATGCGCAGAAGCTGACCGGCGGGCCGTTCGGCATCGGCTTCATTCCGCGTCCCTTCGGCAGCCTTGCGGAGACGCCCCTGCTGTTCAACCTGTCCAACCTCGCCGTTGTCTGCGCGGTCACGCTGATCGCCTATCTCGCTCTGGAGCATCTGTCGCGCAGCCCCTGGGGACGCGTGCTGAAGGCCTTGCGCGAGGATGAGCGGGCGGCGATCTCGCTGGGCAAGAGCGCGCGCTTCTACCGCGTCCAGGCCTTTGCCGTCGGCGGCGCGATCATGGCACTCGCCGGCGCACTGCAGGCGCATTTCACCGGCTTCATCGCGCCGGATAATTATTTGCCGATCCTGACCTTCCAGGTCTGGGTGATGCTGATCGTCGGCGGCTCCGGCAGCAATTTCGGAGCCGTCATCGGCAGCATCCTGGTCTGGGGAATCTGGGCGGGGTCGGGCACATTGACCAGCGTGCTCTTCGCGCCCGAGCAGCAGGCGCGTGCGGCCTCGCTGCAGATCGTCGCCATCGGCGTGATGCTCTGCGTCATCCTGCTGATCCGGCCGAACGGGCTGTTCGGCGACAGGCCGCGTCGCCCACGCTTCGGCAAACGAGCAAAAGCGGCAGCGATCAAGAGCAGTTCCGGCTCATGA
- a CDS encoding NAD(P)/FAD-dependent oxidoreductase yields the protein MTAAIGQEAHGASLWHAVSRNRRERPALQGGLDVDLAIVGGGFAGLSTALHAAEKGISVAVLEAEIIAWGATGRNAGFVVPNFAKMDPDSILAHLGPERGERLIDFAAGSADLVFGLIKRHGIDCDAVQNGWIQPAHSPAALEKVKSRAAQWARRGRPAVTLDRQGVEALTGARGYVGGWMDRSGGVLNPVAYANGLADAAQKAGAKIFERTPVTSVDRVVDGWSLKTPSGSVRAGKVLIATNAYGGSLNPLLQRSYFPLKIFQIATEPLPRDVRTRLLPGGQGVGDTRRNLFTFRFDADNRLISGGMHILSAGADTRVPHTIWRRLARHLDLPDLPPPAYGWSGMAAVEPDFLPHLLDLGPGLIAGRACNGRGIAMTTAMGKVLADWATGTEARDLPLPFAPPAPVPFHALLRHAPNMLLGWSMLRDRLDETA from the coding sequence ATGACCGCTGCGATCGGGCAGGAAGCGCATGGCGCTTCGCTCTGGCACGCCGTCAGCCGCAACCGCCGGGAACGGCCTGCGCTGCAAGGCGGGCTGGATGTCGATCTGGCCATCGTCGGCGGCGGGTTTGCCGGCCTGTCGACCGCGCTGCACGCCGCTGAAAAAGGCATCTCCGTGGCTGTTCTCGAAGCCGAAATCATCGCCTGGGGCGCGACCGGCCGGAATGCCGGTTTCGTCGTGCCGAACTTCGCCAAGATGGACCCGGACAGCATCCTTGCGCATCTCGGCCCCGAGCGCGGCGAACGCCTGATCGACTTTGCCGCCGGCAGTGCAGACCTGGTCTTCGGCCTGATCAAACGGCACGGCATCGACTGCGACGCCGTGCAGAACGGATGGATCCAACCGGCACATTCGCCTGCCGCCCTCGAAAAGGTCAAATCGCGCGCCGCGCAATGGGCACGGCGTGGCCGGCCTGCGGTCACATTGGATCGGCAAGGCGTTGAGGCGCTGACCGGTGCACGCGGCTATGTCGGCGGGTGGATGGACCGCTCGGGTGGCGTACTCAATCCGGTCGCCTACGCGAACGGACTGGCCGATGCGGCGCAGAAGGCTGGCGCCAAAATCTTCGAGCGCACGCCGGTCACTTCGGTCGATCGCGTGGTCGATGGCTGGTCGCTGAAAACGCCATCGGGCTCGGTGCGTGCCGGCAAGGTGCTGATCGCCACCAACGCCTATGGCGGATCGCTCAATCCGCTGCTGCAACGAAGCTATTTTCCGCTGAAGATTTTCCAGATCGCGACAGAGCCTTTGCCGCGCGACGTGCGGACGCGTTTGCTTCCCGGCGGGCAAGGCGTGGGCGACACCAGGCGCAATCTCTTCACCTTCCGCTTCGATGCCGACAATCGGCTGATCAGCGGCGGCATGCATATTCTGAGCGCCGGCGCCGACACACGCGTGCCGCACACGATCTGGCGGCGGCTGGCCAGGCATCTCGACCTGCCGGACCTGCCGCCGCCTGCCTATGGCTGGTCAGGAATGGCCGCGGTCGAACCGGATTTCCTGCCGCACCTCCTGGATCTTGGACCGGGGCTGATCGCCGGCCGCGCCTGCAACGGGCGCGGCATCGCCATGACGACCGCGATGGGCAAGGTGCTGGCCGACTGGGCCACCGGAACCGAAGCCCGAGATTTGCCGCTGCCGTTCGCGCCGCCGGCTCCGGTCCCGTTCCATGCCTTGTTGCGGCACGCGCCCAACATGCTGCTTGGCTGGAGCATGCTGCGCGACCGGTTGGACGAGACGGCATAG
- a CDS encoding phosphotransferase, whose protein sequence is MNAAVPDAFGETLAQDAPDVSIADALAILRRHYGLTGSARPLPGERDHNFHIHTDGEGEFVLKVSHPAEEAGFTDFQNKALDHILAVDPTLPVPSVRKSLEGDAQFTVSVGGSAPRIIRLVTYLPGQLLSRCPTSAAQDRNLGIFLARLGRALRGFFHPAAGSDLLWDIRKVAKTRPMLAYIADSRHRAMVERVIEAFEARAAPVIPSLRAQIVHNDMNSYNVVMDAERPEVVSGILDFGDMIHSPLICDLAIGAVYRWPAEGHPLAPAARFVAGYQSVQPLEAEEIGILFDLIRARLALIANIASWQAERFPAKRDYVLRLIAEVWTSLERLNGLSSDEARRYFLDHSNPE, encoded by the coding sequence ATGAATGCGGCTGTGCCTGACGCTTTTGGCGAAACGCTGGCCCAGGATGCGCCTGACGTTTCGATCGCCGATGCGCTTGCCATCTTGCGCCGGCACTACGGCCTCACCGGCAGCGCGCGTCCGTTGCCGGGCGAACGCGACCACAATTTCCACATCCATACCGACGGCGAGGGCGAGTTCGTCCTCAAGGTTTCCCATCCGGCGGAGGAGGCCGGCTTCACCGATTTCCAGAACAAGGCGCTCGACCACATCCTTGCTGTCGACCCGACCTTGCCGGTTCCTTCGGTGCGCAAGAGCCTTGAGGGCGACGCGCAGTTCACGGTCAGCGTCGGCGGATCGGCGCCGCGCATCATCCGGCTGGTCACCTATCTGCCCGGCCAGTTGCTGTCGCGCTGCCCCACGTCGGCGGCGCAGGATCGCAATCTCGGCATTTTCCTTGCCCGGCTTGGCCGGGCGCTGCGCGGCTTCTTCCATCCGGCCGCCGGCAGCGACCTGCTCTGGGACATCCGCAAGGTCGCCAAGACGCGGCCGATGCTGGCTTATATCGCCGATTCCCGTCATCGGGCCATGGTCGAACGCGTCATCGAAGCCTTCGAGGCGCGTGCGGCGCCGGTCATTCCCAGCCTGCGCGCCCAGATCGTCCACAACGACATGAACTCCTACAATGTGGTGATGGACGCCGAGCGGCCGGAGGTGGTCAGCGGCATTCTCGATTTCGGCGACATGATCCATTCGCCGCTGATCTGCGACCTCGCCATCGGCGCCGTCTACCGCTGGCCGGCTGAAGGTCATCCGCTGGCGCCGGCCGCGCGCTTCGTCGCCGGCTATCAATCCGTGCAGCCGCTCGAGGCCGAAGAGATCGGCATCCTTTTCGATCTGATCCGTGCTCGTCTCGCGCTCATCGCCAACATCGCCAGCTGGCAGGCGGAACGGTTTCCAGCCAAGCGCGACTATGTGCTGCGCCTCATCGCCGAGGTCTGGACCTCGCTCGAACGGCTCAACGGGCTGTCATCCGATGAGGCCCGCCGTTATTTTCTCGATCATTCCAATCCGGAGTAG
- a CDS encoding ABC transporter ATP-binding protein, with the protein MSEATERQGKETRAPVLTARHVVRRFGGLVAVNDVSFDVKAGEILGLIGPNGAGKTTMFDLLAGSILPSSGDILINGAPVSGEAAHLRIGRGLGRTFQIPRPLPNLTLIENIMLAAQGQAGETLLANFVTPWRVAAQEKAARAKALDLLELVTLTHLAHEPARVLSGGQRKLLELARVMMADPAIILLDEPAAGVNATLLEVIIDRIRDINARGITFLLIEHNIDMVTRLCHRVLVMASGQLLSEGTAEEVARDPRVIEAYLGGTA; encoded by the coding sequence ATGAGCGAGGCAACCGAACGGCAGGGGAAGGAGACCCGTGCGCCGGTTCTGACGGCGAGACATGTCGTCAGGCGGTTCGGCGGCCTTGTCGCCGTCAACGATGTCTCGTTTGACGTCAAAGCAGGCGAAATCCTCGGCCTGATCGGGCCGAACGGCGCCGGCAAGACGACCATGTTCGACCTGCTGGCCGGCAGTATTCTGCCTTCCAGCGGCGACATCCTTATCAACGGCGCGCCCGTCTCTGGCGAAGCCGCGCATCTGCGCATCGGCCGTGGCCTTGGCCGCACCTTCCAGATCCCGCGCCCGCTGCCCAATCTGACGCTGATCGAGAACATCATGCTGGCGGCACAGGGTCAGGCCGGCGAGACATTACTCGCCAACTTCGTCACGCCTTGGCGGGTGGCGGCACAGGAAAAAGCGGCCAGGGCAAAGGCGCTCGACCTTCTGGAACTGGTGACCCTCACCCATCTCGCGCATGAGCCGGCGCGCGTGCTATCCGGCGGCCAGCGCAAATTGCTCGAACTCGCCCGTGTTATGATGGCCGACCCGGCAATCATCCTGCTCGACGAGCCGGCGGCCGGCGTCAACGCGACGCTGCTCGAAGTCATTATCGATCGCATCCGCGACATCAATGCGCGCGGCATCACCTTCCTGCTGATCGAGCACAATATCGACATGGTGACGCGGCTCTGTCACCGCGTCCTGGTCATGGCGAGCGGCCAATTGCTCAGCGAAGGCACGGCGGAAGAGGTCGCCCGCGACCCGCGTGTCATCGAAGCCTATCTCGGAGGCACGGCATGA
- a CDS encoding GntR family transcriptional regulator, giving the protein MQKAAIERTNETIAAQLTPVGRETVQDRVYSELRRALIGGLFEPNQVLTIRGLADALVTSTMPVREALGRLITEKALEALPNRSVRVPPITLERIDDLLRARSLIEGEAIALAATRMNPRQIASIEAMLGEWDEMRALKHKKDIDREATLNQSFHFEIYRCCGSAVLIPMIESLWLQSGPCIRVAIYAFSDAGEVDTAHYHRRIVAALAKQDAQAAREALVADISRPFAFLRDKLQSAAAKDHT; this is encoded by the coding sequence ATGCAGAAGGCTGCCATCGAGCGAACCAACGAAACAATCGCAGCCCAGCTTACGCCGGTCGGCCGCGAGACCGTGCAGGATCGCGTCTATTCCGAATTGCGCCGCGCCTTGATCGGCGGCCTGTTCGAGCCGAACCAGGTGCTGACCATCCGCGGCCTTGCCGATGCGCTGGTCACCTCGACCATGCCCGTGCGTGAAGCGCTCGGCCGGCTGATCACGGAAAAGGCGCTGGAGGCGCTGCCCAACCGCTCGGTGCGCGTGCCGCCGATCACGCTGGAACGTATCGACGATCTCTTGCGTGCCCGCTCACTCATCGAAGGCGAAGCGATCGCGCTTGCCGCCACGCGCATGAACCCGCGCCAGATCGCTTCGATTGAAGCTATGCTTGGCGAGTGGGATGAGATGCGGGCGCTGAAGCACAAGAAGGATATCGACCGCGAAGCGACGCTCAACCAGAGCTTCCATTTCGAGATCTACCGCTGCTGCGGTTCGGCCGTGCTGATCCCGATGATCGAAAGCCTGTGGCTGCAATCGGGTCCCTGCATCCGCGTCGCCATCTATGCCTTTTCCGATGCCGGCGAGGTCGACACCGCGCACTATCACCGTCGCATCGTCGCGGCGCTGGCCAAGCAGGATGCGCAAGCGGCGCGCGAGGCGCTGGTGGCCGATATCAGCCGGCCTTTTGCCTTCCTGCGCGACAAGCTTCAATCCGCCGCCGCGAAAGACCACACATGA